A window of Candidatus Hydrogenedentota bacterium genomic DNA:
GCGGCCCGTGCGGCGACGGATGATGTCTACCGCCTGAGCGGCGTGAGCCTCGAGCCCGCCGCCCGAGGCCTGATCTCGCAGGTCCTGGAAGGTGAGCAGGTTGGCCGTCGCGGCGCTGATCGTGAAGGCGTACAAACGATCCTGATAGTCCGCCGTGTAACTCTGCGTAGCGACACCCAGTTGCTTCATGTTCGCCGTGCAGATGGTGATGCGGCCGGACTTGCGGGCTTCGCCCAAGGCAGGCAGCAGGATGCCGATCAGGAGTGCGATGATGGCGATCACCACCAGCAACTCGATCAGCGTAAAACCAGACTTTCGATACACGCTACGACCGCACTTCATGTGGGCCTCCTTTGCACACTCTCACAGAACACGGGTACACTTGACGCACAAGAACCCTACCAAACCGAAGTTTGCCGCGAACGCGGACTTTCACTGAACCCCGGCGTGATTTTTCCCAGAACGGGTACACGCCCTTTCGGTTACATTACAGGATACCACGGAAAACCGACCATGTCGAGTCAATTTGAGGTCGAAAAACCGAAAATCCTCATCACTGCAACCATCTGAAACTCATTACCGGGGCAATTCCACAGATCCAT
This region includes:
- a CDS encoding prepilin-type N-terminal cleavage/methylation domain-containing protein, with translation MKCGRSVYRKSGFTLIELLVVIAIIALLIGILLPALGEARKSGRITICTANMKQLGVATQSYTADYQDRLYAFTISAATANLLTFQDLRDQASGGGLEAHAAQAVDIIRRRTGRDNFDQVNGWIPDVLYTHLVLQDYLASRLPEKLVVCPEDRNRNLWQT